TATGTTTAGCGGTCTTGCGCCATAACTTATTAAAACTCCATGGCATTTGATCTAGTTTGATTCGTTTATTACGTGCTCCTTCAAATTTTTCTTCGAACCAAATAAAAATAAACGTCCAAACGGTTTGCGGGCATGTGTAGCCACACCACACCCTACCAAGATAAGTCGTAACAAAGAACAAGCCAAATGCCGCAATAGTAAATAGCGCTGCCAACAAGGTTAAATCTTGTGGCCAAATAGTCAGCCCAAAGATATGAAACTTCTGCTCAGCTAAATTAAACCAAACAGCCTGTCTGTCACCCCAAGGTAGCCAAGGTAATATTAAAAAGAATGACATTGTTGCCCAACCAATACGCCTTCTTACTGTAGTCCATAAACCTGTTACGGCGCGCACATAAATACTATTACTTGGATTAAATCTGTCAGCCTTGCTGGCGTCAGGTTGATGAATCTTAATCCGTTTTTGTTTGGCGTAATCTTTAGGTGTAGATTCTTGGGTCATCTTAATGCCTTACTACTTATAAAAGGGGCAAAATAAGTGGCAGTTACCGAAAAACGTTATCGATTTTAAATAAAAAACGCTACCAACTGCTACACACTCGTGTATAGAGTGTTAATTGAGTATATTATACTCGTATAATTCATGGTTATTCACTTTAATTGGACTAAAAGATGAGAGGTTGGATCCTTATTGCACTGATTGGCGGTGTTATTTACTACTTTGCGACTGAAACAGATAAATTAGATGAACCAATTGCTGAAATTCAATCAGTACTAAATAGTGCTGATGAAAAGGTGACGTCAATGACTGGCACCAAAATAATTAGAAAGAGCGATAAAGTCATTGCTATGCCATCTGGTGTTCTTGAAAGACTAACATCAAAAGAGGCTATAGAATTTAAAGCTATTTTTACTGATAACAACACAGTTGCAGCTTTTGATAATGAGTATTGCGGTTTTGGTGCAAGACACCCTATTTTTGGCAAAGAGAACCTGCAATTAATCTGCGATAAAATATAAATTTAACTTTCCTGACATCTGTCAATTGACCTGAGATTTAATTCAGCCTAGCCTTTGGATATTCGATTGAAAAAGGCTAGTAAAATGACACAACAGGTTTCTGATATATTTGACCCAACACTTTGGGACACTGTAAGTGGCTTCGATTTTGAAGACATCACTTATCATCGCGCTAAAGACCAAGGTACGGTTCGTATTGCAATCAATCGTCCTGATTGTCTTAATTCTTTTCGCCCAAAAACCGTTGATGAGCTTTATACCGCTTTAGATCATGCTCGCCAATGGTCTGATATTGGCTGTGTATTGCTAACAGGTAATGGACCATCAGCCAAAGGCCAGTTTTCTTTCTGTGCTGGCGGTGATCAACGCATTCGTGGCAAAGACGGTTATAAATATGAAGGCGCTGAAGAAGGCAAACCTGATGTTGCACGTATGGGGCGCTTACATATATTAGAAGTGCAACGCTTAATTCGTTTTATGCCTAAGGTTGTTATTGCTGTTGTACCTGGTTGGGCTGTAGGTGGTGGGCACAGTTTACATGTAGTGTGTGATTTAACATTAGCATCGAAAGAGCATGCTGTATTCAAGCAAACCGATCCTGATGTAGGTAGTTTTGATTCGGGTTACGGTAGTGCTTATTTAGCCAAAATGATTGG
This window of the Shewanella goraebulensis genome carries:
- a CDS encoding 1,4-dihydroxy-2-naphthoyl-CoA synthase → MTQQVSDIFDPTLWDTVSGFDFEDITYHRAKDQGTVRIAINRPDCLNSFRPKTVDELYTALDHARQWSDIGCVLLTGNGPSAKGQFSFCAGGDQRIRGKDGYKYEGAEEGKPDVARMGRLHILEVQRLIRFMPKVVIAVVPGWAVGGGHSLHVVCDLTLASKEHAVFKQTDPDVGSFDSGYGSAYLAKMIGQKRAREIFFLGFNYTADEAFDMGMVNRSIPHAELETEALSWAKEINSKSPTAMRMLKYGFNLPDDGLVGQQLFAGEATRLAYGTDEAQEGRDAFLEKRDQDFSKFPWHY